A genome region from Acidobacteriota bacterium includes the following:
- a CDS encoding sigma-70 family RNA polymerase sigma factor — protein MSAEAGEITLLLRAWQQGEEGAFDRLAPLVYEDLRRIAQRALRGERAAPTLQATALVHEAFLRLSRQSAVDWQERQQLYGVAAHMMRRILVDHARARRAAKRTAPEAWTLSESSVAPRGADLLALDLALQKLAAMDAEKCRLVELRYFAGLTVEEAAEVLGISSRSVARQWTWARAWLYGELEGGCKAAAAEGDAG, from the coding sequence ATGAGCGCGGAAGCCGGCGAAATCACGCTGCTGTTGCGCGCCTGGCAGCAAGGCGAGGAGGGCGCGTTCGACCGCCTGGCGCCGCTGGTGTACGAGGACCTGCGGCGCATTGCGCAGCGGGCGCTGCGGGGCGAGCGCGCGGCGCCGACGCTGCAGGCGACGGCGCTGGTGCACGAGGCCTTTCTGCGGCTCAGCCGCCAGAGCGCCGTGGACTGGCAGGAACGGCAGCAGCTCTATGGCGTGGCGGCGCACATGATGCGGCGCATTCTGGTGGATCATGCGCGTGCGCGGCGGGCGGCGAAGCGCACCGCGCCCGAGGCCTGGACGCTGAGCGAATCGAGCGTGGCGCCGCGCGGCGCCGATCTGCTGGCGCTGGACCTTGCCCTGCAAAAACTGGCGGCCATGGATGCGGAGAAATGCCGGCTGGTGGAGCTGCGCTACTTTGCCGGCCTGACGGTCGAAGAGGCAGCAGAGGTGCTGGGCATTTCGTCGCGCAGCGTGGCGCGGCAGTGGACCTGGGCGCGGGCGTGGCTGTACGGGGAGCTGGAGGGCGGCTGCAAAGCGGCTGCAGCCGAAGGCGATGCCGGATGA